CTCTGTGGAACGTCCTCTCTTGTAGGAGAACGTTGTTTATGTGGGTCGGAAACATGGAGGACACCTGATAAAGACAGACGGTAATAAGCGACGTGCCTATTTGCAtacagaaactataccatgaatatgtacTATGCAAGATAATAGGCCTACCGTTCGATTGCAATGGGCTGCTATGTTTTGATCCAAACGTAGATGGACCGTTCAAAGGCATTTGTCCATCCTTTTCATGTGTGTACACCTGCAAAATTAACCATCGCCATTAGTCAATACAACTGCAATTATCTATAATTCTCTTAATTTCACAAGCAATTCTTTGAGCGGATATACCCACGTGACACGTCTCCAATTTATAATTATAGGTTAGTAATTCAATTGTTGTCCACCTATCTAAATTGCGGTTTGACTGACATTAGGACGAGGCCGGCGCAGGCCTAACCTTTTCCCAACACACTACAAGGCTCGCAGTAAACACTCCAAAACAGAACCACTTCAATTATCTTTAGAACAAAAGACAAGACAAGACTAGGCTCCCACTCGGGGACCTTATTAAAACAGGCATACTCCATTCTCAATCTCTTTAATATTGGGACGATGGTCTTTTTTGTAAATGTCATTGccaaaatgtattttaacaaAAGATAATTTCCATATTTGTTCCAACCTGCCAATGTATGTCTAAACAGGCTCAGCCTTCTGTAATGTCAGGGTTTTCAACAGCACAATAAAACGTCATGCGAGAAGGCCTGGGTATAGTTAATATAAgtggctttttttttttcttcatttgacCAAAATATGAAATCCCCTTGCAAAAACGCGTTGAATACATCACATTAGCCTACTGTTTAGGCTTCACACTGTTAAAAGCTGCCAGCCATATCAACATCCTATATAGCATAGGCCTATGACAATTGGAACATTAAACATAGCATGATGACCATGCTTTATGCCCATGCATTTACAAGACCAAACATCACCCATTTTCATATGAGATCCAAACAAGTCTCCGTGGATTGATGCCTAAATTATTTTTACAAACATGTGCGTAAATAGATTGAACATCAAAGCACTCATATGGACATTGGCACACTTACTTCGTACACCGGTGTATCATGGCGCTCTGACACCTGTCCACCGTGCCTCTCGTCATCAGAGGACCCGGAGTGGGGATCTTCCGGGTGTGGTCCTGGACTTGTCCCCAGCTCTTGACTATCTTCCGGCCCGGAATGGGCTGAGTTGAGGGGCGGGGGACTCTGACGGTCCTCCACTGACAGTTGGACTGACTCTTCATCCTCTTGTGCCCTGTTTGACTCCACGTCAACGTCTGGGTCGTCCACGCTATCCACATCCGGGGACATAGACCTATAGCTAGAACTTTCACTCACGAAATCTGGCGATAGGTAACCAGAGCGCACACCGCTGTACGTGTCCCTGTTGCCGTATAGCTTTGCAATGCTTTCGGCGTCTTTCACCACAGGTCTGAACGCAGAGATGTAATTTATCTTCCGTGGAGTTGTGGGGAGTCCTTCCGTCGACCGGGCCTCATCCCCGGATTTATCCTCGTCGTTCCGGGTGGATTGTGAGCTGGAGCACCGTTCGCTGTCGTGAAAGCTATCCTTAGGTGTGTTTGCGCACCGGTCACTTTGATCCGATAACTCGAGATCACTCTGTCGGACACTTAAGAGCTCTGTGGGTGGTTTGGGTGGTGACTGTTGATACGGTGGCATCGGTAGGCCACCTGCAGTAGGCCAAAACATCGGGAAAGAGGGATAGATACTGTCCTTTGCTCCTGGCCAAAAGACACCCGAAACGTTGGTTTTATTTGTCTCTCCCACTCCGTCGTCCTTCTTTTGACACAGTCCAAACGCAGGGAATCCATACGGGTGGGGAAAGAGAGGTGGCTGGATCTTTTGAAGCATCCCAAAGCTCTTGCTGGGCACAGGGATAACCGGGTAGTTCCGGACGCCATTTGACAGACTGATGTTAGGCCTACCTCGGTCTTCGTCACAGCGCAACGTTTTATGGGGTACCTCGGGGGAACTTCTTTGGGTTGGGTTACTGGTGGAATGTGACTTCAaaggagaggacatggatgaCCCACTCATAGGTAGCGTCCTCTTACGACTTCCCCCGTTGAACATCGCTTTAACATCCTCCCACGCGTGGGCAACATCATCCGACGAGCTTTTGTCTGTCAGTTTGAGATGGCGCCTCCACGAATTGAAGTTTGCTGCGTCTGGCTGTGTATACTTGGACTCGGGAGTGCGATGGGAGTGGAATATGAATTTATTcggggaaaaatacatgttaCAATATGTGCATTTAATGCACTTGGCCCTCGAGCTGTTATACCTTGCAGGTATGAAGCTACCTCTGCTTCCCCAAGCGCATTCATGAGAGACATCAAAAGCGAAATTTTCCGGTAGCTTCGGTGGGTTGTGAGCACCGAGGAATGATTTACATAGCCTCTCCGCCTCCCGCTTGGTGATCATACCGCAGCGCCGCGAGGAGATTGGCATGGCGCCAGCGCGCCTCAGTATCTCGAGCTGGACGGGCGTGCACTGGACGCAGGTGATTCCAAGAGCAACGCGTCGGTTATGGATTTCGTTGTAACTGTAGTTCTTTAGCAATGTGTTGGATATCTGCGCCAAGCAAAGTCTTTCCTGGCCATCTATGACCAAAGACACGATGTGCACTCCATATAACGCGGTCTCGCTGACTTGGTTAGGCTTCAgggagatggggctggagaagGGCTGAACGTCCTGCTTGGAGCTGGGGGAAGAGCTGGAGTCTCGTCCCGCTGGTTGTTGATTGGGTATCGACTCCATTCCTGGaagtctgtaaataaataaaataattttagGGTAGCCTATTGCACTACCAAATAGGCCTACAGTTGGCATAACTCCTGTCAAAAAAATGCACTAGCTCTAAATTGTTTGCAATTCAttccaaataaataaataaagtccaTGAAATTATAGCTTTGTAATTCATCTTACCAATAGGCCTACGCACGCACATTTCGTGCAATAATAATATGGTCAAGGTCTTAAAAGTAACGCAGAAGATCAGTGTTATTATATACTAATAACtatgcattattattattacacacTTAGTGTTATTATAGAACAATCAAAAACAATTTCAACCCAGCATTATTCACAAAAGACAAGGATTAGTTAGCTATTCGTTTTTGGTGACACAGttctaaataaatacataaataatagCCTAATAAATAAAATAGGTCTACATAATTTAATATAAACGTTCAATTTTATACGAGCATGTTTAGTATAGGCATATTAATATTAAgtgtctacatttttttttaaattgtattgtatttttttgtagGACTATGCCAACTAAGGCTATCCATGATCAGTTAGTTGTTTATTGACGGGACCTTTTCCTGTCTTCTTTAAATCGGCTCAGAGCCGAGGGTGATTACTTAAGAACTACATAAGATCCTTACACGCAAAAGAGCAGAAGGAAAATACACTCTGAGCTGCGCCAATGCGCTTACCAGAGAGGAAAAGAACAGCTAAGCTGCTTTCTTGGTAATTACACGGGTTCAATTGTACGTATTTGATCTGTTAATAAAAGACTAGCCATATATATAATTAAAACATCGCATGCGTGTCTCCCTAGATTAACGTAGGTACAACGGCTTATAGGcctacaataaaataaaataaatcgaCTTTTACAAAAGGCAAATATTTCCCTCACATCCGTCACATCTTTTTTGTTTTGCGCAACGGTTGTAAatatatgttctataagtcttcCGAAAATAATATATTAATTGGAAAATAAATTAAAGGTAACACTTACGAAAAACATGTCAAATATGAAGCTGTTGTGACTGGTGATGAGACATTAAAATTTCAATAGAAAATACACAAGACAACGAATTGAAAAGAGTAAGATCGTTACCTTTCTTTCTGGAAAAGAACACAGTACTCCTAGGCTTAGGAAACAACTTTTCATCAAAAAGTTGAACAAAAATCACCGACACAAGCAGAGGTCTAGTCCGAGATAAAAAATATACTGTTGCTGGATGGACCAAGCGTTCAGACTAGCctaatatctctctgtctctgtctcagtacAGTGAACGGACTTCCATCCTCTTCGACTCTCACGGGCTGAGTGGCGCACGAGAGAGTGACCGCATGGCAGTCCTCGAGCCTTCGCCACTCCTCAAGACAGCAGTCGACGCTCCTCACTGAAGAAGTGACCGCTAAACTAATGGATGGCAAGGCACACCCACTTAGCGTTCCTTCTCTTTAACTATATTATCTCCTGGACAATGAAGGAACAACAGCCACTAGGCTATCACTTGATCCATTTAAACTTTACTCAGTGGATCTTTCATAGAAGTGGGAAAAAAATATTAAGAGaaagatagatggatagatataTATTGCATTAACATGGTGTGCTAAGTAGTAAGGTGCATTTGATAGATTTCTATAATGACACAATTAATGACCAACGATATTTTAATAAGACAAATAATTATAATTTGATGGGTGCATTTATTTGTCTTATTTCACACATGTAGGTGCAAGTGTGTATTATACCCATGTGCTAATTGGAAATGTttttatgatttatttattttgcatatcccaactcttcATGGGAGAGTAACTGTCCCTACCAAATGCCAATGAAGGCCTATAGACTATTTCCAGTATTAACAAACGAACAAATTTAGGACAAAACTGAATATGAAATCGAAGGCAACAAAAGGGCTGAATGTATCATTTATCAAGTTACATGACCATCTGTTTTGCTTCTCGTGGACACGCAAATCAATTCCAGCCCTTCTGGTAAAGACGCCATGAATTTTAAGGCTCGCGTGCTTTTGTTCGAATGTCAAACAATTGGACACGTTTTAAATCACATACTGTGCATTCTTAGATTCTGCATTGAAAATGGACCGAATCCTAGATGAGCGGATAACTTGCCTCGGGCGGGACTGTCATATGCTGCTGCACACCCTCCCCCCCTCTCAATACCCACCACCCACGAACCACACTGTCAGTAAATGAGGGAAATTTGTTGAGCACACAGGACACGGTGCGAGCAGATTGCGTCTACAAATAGAGTGATATATTAGAGCAATAGGCTGAGGTTAGTGATGAAACCCAATACTGTAAGACCATATTAACTATTCATAACCTGATCAATGCCCCTCAGTTAACCCCAGTAAGCCTTGTGCTGAGGTATCAATACCTTGCCGGGGCATAAAGTTCAAGGAAAGGCATGCAAACTTTTCTTTTTAgtttaaaataacatttaaaCTATTTTCACAAGTAGGCCTAAATACAGGAGTTGAACAACATTTGGGTACAGTCTGAATGACAGAAGTTTACGTTGTGTTTGAATTGTTGTATTTTAAAAAGTAGTTTTTCCAAtttggtttttattttttaaggaCTTACTAAAATTACAATTTGTGTGTTATTTTAAAATGCACATGTAGCCTGGATGCCTATAGCCTATATTCCTAACATTGTCTGTCCTAAATGGACACTGATTAAAATGTAATTAATCAAACTGTCCGGGCCAAAATGTGAACAATTACCACAATCAAATAGGAGTTAATAACGTCCACAAACGCCCCCCAGCCAACTATTGCTAAGCAGACACCATTAAAGTAGAACATCTATGCCCTTTAAACCTAGCATAAATTAGCCTATACATAATATGTTGCCATTGACAACTAGAATTTACATTATGGATAAGCTAGCTACATATATAGCTTACCTAGGTCTAGATGAACTGAAAACAGTTATGCGCCAGATGTTTTGGGATTGACACCCTCCGTCTCGTAAAATAGATATCACGACCTTAAACATCTATGGTTTCTTTATTAAAAAACAATGTCAAAAGAAATTCTATCTATGTAGGCCTATTAAATAGCCATGCAAAACATTAGCCTATACTGAGCATGTGGACAATAATTCGTCTCTTCATAAATTTGGCCTATTCAAATGTTATCAATCATTATTATGCGGATGAATATGAGAATTATTTCGAAAGTTGGACTTCGTTTTCCATGCAATGCACACGCACCATAGTCAGACAGCGAGAAAGACCGTCAGTTTGGCTCCCTGCAATATTGATAGAAAAGGAAACCTAAACCCGAACCGGTCCCGTCGTGTCGTCTTTCACAATCAAAAGGCTTTCCTGCAGCCCAACAATAATTACAATTTTATACTGTAATTATTCCTGTGTTTTTAATTATTTAGACCACCGACTGAATACGCCATTGTGACCGCTTATTCCGGAGAAACGTGAGCTCACGTGGCTCACAACGCTCTCATTAAAGGCGGGAGTTCAGCGCAGGTATACAGCACGAGAGCAGCGCTTTTAATTAGCGGATTCAGCGGTAATTTTAGGCGAGCCCTTTATTACCGTTGGATACACATCAATGAGATCTTTTTTCGAAGAGTAAATTACCTTGAGACTCATTTATATGCATTCAATTGTTTAAACAAACCTGCGCTACAATATTAATGCGTTCCGTGTTTAAGTCAGTAGAATTCCAAACTCTGTAGAGGTGAACGTAATGTAATATTTAATACATGGGTAGATTGGATATTGACAGGTGACATTCTTTATTCTATCACTTCAATAACATGAACTTTGGCTACAACATAAGAGCAGGCTACACCAAGTAGCCTGTATTCCAGTTTAGATGCATTATTGGaacgttttttttcttcataaacCAATGTGATAAAAATAAACTTAAATCCCAAATTTTGTCACAGCAAATGGCAGACATGGTAACAACCTACACTAAAATGACAGTAAATAATGAATTAGGATGTGAGTGACATACATATATAGACCAGAGTAGGCTAGGCTACTATTTGCACTCTATCATATATTGAAGTAGCCAACAACAGATCATAAACAGAGAGGAGTTGGGTAAAAGGGGCTTCGCCTATACCGGTGTATGAATTAAGGCATTAATAACAAGTAGCATCTCTCCTCGCGCTCTACGGTGGTTCGGAGAGTGCCAATAGCCAAATTGGAGGTGAGACATCTTCAGAGGCTGGTGCGGCTCCATCTATGTTCTTGGTGCTAACCCGAAAAGGGACCACACACGTATATTTGACAACTTGATTAAATGTAATATGAATTAATCTGAATAAACTATAATTCCATTAAAGTGATCAATATATATATGCCGATGAATTAGAGTTCGCTGCTAAACCATGACCACAATGTAGCCTACGAAATAGGTATAGGTCTACACTTCGTAAAATTGAGAAATTACGCTAGGCAACATATGGCAATCTAAGCGTTGATCAATGTTATATTTTGACTAACATAGGCTGGTCCAGTGTACACTCTGCTAAGCTTAGAGTGAATCAGAATAAAAACACATATAGGCTCATAGTCTATTAATGCAAACGAGACATAGGTTCCAGTTAACTTACTGATACGAGTTACATGTTTTCTGATTGTCTATTAACATACACTCTACTAACTCTTATTTCAATCAAATCTACTTCTAGAGGCATTTCAAAAGAATAAATAAAAGTAGGCTATATTAAACATTTCATTCAAGGTAAATCAGTCCTTTAGGTAAAAAGCCTTCATGGCCTTAAAGCAAGTTCCAAGTGGAAAAGATTGTCACATAAATCAAATGTGCCTAATTCAGGAGAAGTTTAATAACAGAACCGATCGAGAGCGAATGTTCTATAATTAACAGTTGTATCAGCACCCTATAAAACCGTGACCCCTATACATTCCATTTTAGAAGCCAATCAATCCGCTTCTTACATATTGCTCTCCCTGTGCTGATAGGCTACACTTAAATGGGCTCCCCGAGTCCTTTTGGTTTCAAGTGAAAAGAGCATTTCGATTACACTTTTTATTGGGAAAAGATTGCTCCAAGAGGAACGCGTTGACTCGAAAATTAAACGGTGACATTTTAATTACTGGACATTGATAAAGGGATCCGGGTAATGGCGGAGCACAGCGCCGACGCCTATTGTCTGACCTGATGTGCTAATCAACTTGGACTGCTCTGTAAAAAGGTCACCAGGCGATACAATAAGGGCGCGTGCCTCGGTGGCAAATGGGAATATTAAGGCCCGGGATTGAGTAAAATGGAGACGCATCTCCAAACAAAACCCGGTCAATATCCCAACGGGGATGTTGATGGTAAAACGAGATTGAGCATCCACGTTTTCATCAGACAATAGGTCAACATTTAACATCGCTATACATCATGTTTTACTCTTTCTATTTAGTAAACAATTTGCATGGTATCAAATGTTCATTTCGAAGACTTTGTATCAATTTCCAAACAATCCTAGAAAAAGGTAGGCTGTTTATCAAATTGATTATCTGCATGGGTACATTTGAATCCACACAAAATGGATAatcatcagagcagagagagggagtggataGAGTCACTTGAGACCTCATCAGTTGTGACCAACTCTACTAACAATCTATTACTCCACCGACATCCCACTTTTATGCTGCGGAAAAAAACATGATTGGGTTGGATACTTACAGTACATAGTCTACTTACTTACTTGTGCCTTTGTGGTGTAGGGGCTTGAGTTCCCTAAAGGCCCTGAGAGCTATCCTGGGGGTGAGGAGGTGGCCCTGGTAACAAGGTCCTCCAGATGGTTGGTTGGATGTTGGTCTTTCTAATGATCCCACCATGTACTAACTAGACCATGGGCTCTCAAACTTTTTGGGCTTCTTGACCCACCAATGACATTGTCTTTTGTGACCCTGGCACAAAAATATACAGCCTAAAAAATATAATTTTGGCAGTGAAGAGAAttgcacatttcctgcaattctacacatttagtcatggagctgaaataaaatgttgcagttttaaagccacATTTTTTCCAATTCTATACATTTCGCCATCGAgctgagagaacatttagcagttACACTcatatcctgcaattctacacattttgacatgactaatgctgtgttcttatgctcaaacattataacaaaatcaatggcgattgtctagcttttatttggTTGATTGTAAGTTCTCAAAGGCCATAGGCTATAATTTTAAAATATATAGTCCATTATCTTTTCTGCATACTTTCTAGTTCGTTTGTGGTTTAAATTTACACTTAAAGCATTTTTCTATCACAAAAATGTATTTGTGGAATGCACAAAAAATGCAATTCCGCAACCCACCTGGACCCCTGCCTCGACCCAAAGTGGGTCCTgacccacagtttgggaaccactgtgctAGACTGTAATTATTGACAATATGCAAACACTTTCCTGTGGCCTTATGTTGTAATGGGGATGAAGATGATGAAGTTGATAAGTGGCTGGCTAACAGCTAGCTTGAGtctccacacacctggtttccctGGGTCGAACGTGGTTTAACGTCTCAAGAACAGTACCCCTTTGCAGGGCAGTGTTCCTAATATTCTTAGTTCCACAGGTACAGACCAAAACCAGCAGAGGGATGGCAAAACTACTCTGCCAACGTTCTGTCTTTGCAGGCAAAGACGCCCTCACTTCAGGCTGTGCTCAACATTTTTTATTGGCATTTTCACCCAAGGGCATCTGTCTTAACTCGgtgcaaaaacaaaaaacactggTCCTTAGTAGTGTTGAAATGCCCAGGGTTAAAAATCTGACTCAGAGGGCAAAATACATCAACTTTTGTTTTATCCTGGAGTCACACTGAGATGTGAACTCCTTCTGTGGTTTAGATTtacagaaagaaaaagaaaatctATCATTTCCAAATAAAAACCCAAACTGAAATACAGACTTTAAACTTTAAAGGACATAATAAGGTCATCTTGTAAAAAAAACACAACTAAATTGTTATTATCAAAAGTGAATCACTTTAATCCATGTCTCATTCATCAACTAATCCAGTTCACGAACCAATTCAAACTCAAAAGGCATCCAATTTGCTACAGCTAGTTTTGACATAGAATACTTTTCATGGTCATGGGTGACTGGGTACAGCTTATATTTTAAAACGCTCATGGTTATTGCAAAAAACACTGGGCAATCTTTCAGCGAAGAGAGAATACATTATTGGTCATAGAAATACAAGGACATTAAGATTTTTGTTATTGTTGATGCGGTTATATTATTGCACTCTCTTCCCTTGATCAAATGAATGAATGGTGAATTTACATATCACATTGCACAACAACACATTAAACCATTTCAACTGGCATACTCAGACTGGGTGTTCACAGAAGGCCACTTAAATCACATTACGGCAAAGTCTGAGACAACTGTATGAAAGGTTGTCACTACATTGTCTAACAGAGTCTCTGCATACCAGATAGCTTTTTTGTCCGTATGTGTCAagggtctcagagtaggagtgctgatctaggatcaggtgcccccccccccccagtccatgTAATCTTACCGTTgggatctaaaaggcaaaacggGTTTTAAATGAGCACTCCTTCTGTGAGACGCTTAATACAGAACCATCTATTAAAGCACTGGAGAGTGCTGCCAAACCTCTCATTGCCAGGAATCATTTGGAGAACAAAGTGAAGCAAATGTTTCCAGTGTACCATGTAAAATAAAACAGGAGTAAAAGCTGATTGTTCTGAACTGTGAATGAC
This window of the Salvelinus namaycush isolate Seneca unplaced genomic scaffold, SaNama_1.0 Scaffold400, whole genome shotgun sequence genome carries:
- the LOC120041054 gene encoding SKI family transcriptional corepressor 1 homolog-B-like, which encodes MESIPNQQPAGRDSSSSPSSKQDVQPFSSPISLKPNQVSETALYGVHIVSLVIDGQERLCLAQISNTLLKNYSYNEIHNRRVALGITCVQCTPVQLEILRRAGAMPISSRRCGMITKREAERLCKSFLGAHNPPKLPENFAFDVSHECAWGSRGSFIPARYNSSRAKCIKCTYCNMYFSPNKFIFHSHRTPESKYTQPDAANFNSWRRHLKLTDKSSSDDVAHAWEDVKAMFNGGSRKRTLPMSGSSMSSPLKSHSTSNPTQRSSPEVPHKTLRCDEDRGRPNISLSNGVRNYPVIPVPSKSFGMLQKIQPPLFPHPYGFPAFGLCQKKDDGVGETNKTNVSGVFWPGAKDSIYPSFPMFWPTAGGLPMPPYQQSPPKPPTELLSVRQSDLELSDQSDRCANTPKDSFHDSERCSSSQSTRNDEDKSGDEARSTEGLPTTPRKINYISAFRPVVKDAESIAKLYGNRDTYSGVRSGYLSPDFVSESSSYRSMSPDVDSVDDPDVDVESNRAQEDEESVQLSVEDRQSPPPLNSAHSGPEDSQELGTSPGPHPEDPHSGSSDDERHGGQVSERHDTPVYEVSDGALRQHDVSRIHEKDIENMAKEELQKQLVEQVELRKKLEREFQSLKDNFQDQMKRELSYREEMVQQLHIVRDTLCSELDQERKARYAIQQKLKEAHDALHHFSCKMLTPRHCTGACTFKPPLLPP